The Gammaproteobacteria bacterium genome has a segment encoding these proteins:
- the purH gene encoding bifunctional phosphoribosylaminoimidazolecarboxamide formyltransferase/IMP cyclohydrolase, which yields MSRIARALISVSDKSGITEFARELAAMGVKLLSTGGTAQALRGAGLDVTDVSDVTGFPEIMDGRVKTLHPAIHGALLGRRDIDAAVMQRHGIEPIDLAIINLYPFEATVARADTPREAAIENIDIGGPAMIRAAAKNHAFVAVVVDPADYPGLVAELREQGATLSDATRRRLARKAFAHTASYDAAIWHYLDAVEGDGALPERLPLALRKQADLRYGENPHQRAALYRQAGTRAGSLLDAQLHQGKPLSFNNIADADAALECVRALPAPTCVIVKHANPCGVGTGTNLAAAYEKAYATDPESAFGGVIACNSTVDGALAATIVARQFLEVFVAPSFSAEALATLAAKPNVRVLSLPSLGDPAAPGLRLQQVEGGVLVQDKDVAMLARDALRVVSKRQPTPQELDDALFAWRVIRFVKSNAIIYCRDGATLGIGAGQMSRVMSARIAAWKAAEAGLDIRGAAMASDAFFPFRDGIDAAAGHGISVVIQPGGSLRDEEVIRAADEHGMAMLFTGVRHFRH from the coding sequence GAACTCGCGGCCATGGGCGTGAAGCTGCTCTCCACCGGCGGTACCGCCCAGGCCCTGCGGGGCGCCGGCCTCGACGTCACCGACGTGAGCGATGTGACCGGGTTCCCCGAAATCATGGACGGTCGCGTCAAGACCCTGCATCCGGCGATCCACGGCGCACTGCTCGGACGCCGCGACATCGACGCCGCAGTGATGCAACGGCATGGCATCGAGCCGATCGATCTCGCCATCATCAACCTGTACCCATTCGAGGCGACCGTCGCCCGGGCCGACACCCCGCGGGAGGCGGCCATCGAGAACATCGACATCGGTGGCCCGGCCATGATCCGCGCAGCGGCGAAGAATCACGCCTTCGTCGCCGTGGTCGTCGATCCGGCGGACTACCCGGGACTCGTGGCGGAGCTGCGCGAACAGGGGGCCACGCTGTCCGACGCGACGCGCCGCCGCCTCGCCCGCAAGGCCTTCGCCCATACCGCGAGCTACGATGCGGCAATCTGGCACTACCTGGATGCGGTCGAGGGCGACGGGGCGCTGCCCGAGCGCCTGCCGCTTGCGCTGCGCAAGCAGGCGGACCTGCGCTACGGCGAGAACCCGCACCAGCGTGCCGCGTTGTACCGGCAGGCGGGGACCCGCGCCGGATCGCTGCTCGACGCACAGCTGCACCAGGGCAAGCCGCTGTCGTTCAACAACATCGCAGACGCGGATGCGGCGCTGGAATGCGTCCGCGCGCTGCCCGCACCGACCTGCGTCATCGTCAAGCACGCCAACCCCTGTGGCGTGGGCACAGGCACTAATCTCGCGGCGGCCTACGAGAAGGCCTACGCGACGGATCCGGAGTCCGCCTTCGGTGGCGTCATCGCCTGCAATTCGACGGTGGATGGCGCGCTCGCGGCCACCATCGTGGCTCGGCAGTTTCTCGAGGTCTTCGTGGCGCCCTCGTTCAGCGCCGAGGCGCTCGCGACCCTGGCCGCCAAGCCGAACGTGCGCGTGCTGTCGCTGCCTTCCCTCGGCGACCCGGCAGCTCCCGGCCTGCGACTGCAGCAGGTCGAGGGCGGGGTGCTGGTGCAGGACAAGGATGTGGCGATGCTCGCGCGCGACGCCTTGCGCGTCGTCTCGAAACGCCAGCCCACGCCGCAGGAACTCGACGATGCCTTGTTTGCCTGGCGGGTGATCCGTTTCGTCAAATCCAACGCGATCATCTACTGCCGCGACGGCGCGACGCTCGGCATCGGCGCAGGCCAGATGAGCCGGGTCATGAGCGCGCGCATCGCAGCCTGGAAAGCCGCCGAGGCCGGGCTCGACATCCGCGGGGCGGCGATGGCCTCGGACGCATTCTTCCCGTTCCGCGATGGCATCGACGCGGCGGCCGGACACGGCATTAGCGTGGTCATCCAGCCGGGTGGCTCGTTGCGCGATGAGGAAGTCATACGTGCTGCGGACGAGCACGGCATGGCGATGTTGTTCACCGGCGTACGGCATTTCCGGCATTGA